The following proteins are encoded in a genomic region of Mycobacteriales bacterium:
- a CDS encoding HAD family phosphatase yields the protein MAAELRGLLVDYGGVLTNPLSEFIGAWTRREGVDSDRFSELMRRWLGPDSTSNPVHDLETGRVDAAEFERLLAAELAGSSPADADRTAGMLTRMFSGMEVVPTMIDTVRAARVAGIRTGLLSNSWGLDYVRDGWDTLFDAVVISGEVGLRKPDPAIFVLAAERLRLPAEQIVFVDDLRPNVRAAAAAGMVGVHHVDVDTTVGELEILLGTSLR from the coding sequence GTGGCTGCTGAGCTGCGGGGCCTGCTCGTCGACTACGGCGGCGTGCTGACCAACCCGCTGTCGGAGTTCATCGGTGCGTGGACGCGGCGGGAGGGCGTCGACTCCGACCGGTTCTCCGAGCTGATGCGACGCTGGCTCGGCCCCGACTCCACCAGCAACCCCGTCCACGACCTGGAGACCGGACGGGTCGACGCGGCCGAGTTCGAACGGCTGCTCGCGGCCGAGCTGGCCGGGTCGTCCCCGGCCGACGCCGACCGGACGGCCGGAATGCTCACCCGCATGTTCTCCGGTATGGAGGTCGTGCCGACCATGATCGACACGGTCCGGGCGGCCCGGGTCGCCGGCATCCGCACCGGTCTGCTGTCGAACTCCTGGGGCCTGGACTACGTCCGCGACGGCTGGGACACGCTCTTCGACGCAGTCGTGATCTCCGGCGAGGTCGGGCTGCGCAAGCCCGACCCCGCCATCTTCGTGCTCGCCGCCGAGCGGCTCCGGCTGCCGGCGGAGCAGATCGTCTTCGTCGACGATCTGCGGCCCAACGTCCGGGCGGCGGCCGCCGCGGGCATGGTCGGCGTCCACCACGTCGACGTCGACACGACCGTCGGCGAACTGGAGATCCTGCTCGGCACGTCTCTGCGCTAG